Within Bradymonas sediminis, the genomic segment CACCGGGTTCGGCGAGGAAGGGCTAAAGAGCGGGAATCGCAGCAGATCCTCGGGGGTGCGACGGTCATCTGGTCGATAGGATACTTTCACCGGTATCGGCGTGCCGGGCGCGCCATAATAGTCGCCGGCCGGCACGCCGTTGCTGCCCGCGAGCAGGGTTTGCCCAACCATCATCGGCGAGATGCCCAATTCGAGGGCCTTTAATTCGTCGACCTCGATGCGCCCCTGGCGTTGGTCGAGGCGCCAATTTCGCATCGGTGAGACCACGGAGTCGACCCCGGAGATGCGCTTCAGGACGCGCTCTCCGTAGAGGTCCAATACCAGCGGGTCTTCGCCGCTGATGCGCACGATGATGGGCGCCGATGTGGTCGCCTTGGCGGTGTTCCCGAGCTCGCGCACCGTCGCGGCGCGTATTCCTGGGATGCGCGCCAGGCCCTCGCGCACCCGCGCCTCAATCTGCCAGACACTCTCGTCGCGCTGGTTTCGATCGCTGAGCGTCACGGTGATAAAGCCCTGCGTCGGCCCTTGCACGCCGAAGGAGGAGAACGAGCGCATCCCCTGCTCAAAGCCCACCTGGGATTGAATGAGCTTCACCTCCCGCTCGGCGGCGAGCAGCTTCTCGACTTCCATGACGACTCGCTCGGTTTGGCGCAACGAGGAACCGGTGGACGTCTCAAGCGAGACGAAGAAGCTGCCGCTGTCCATCTGCGGCAGGACGCTCATACCCAGTGAGCGAATCCCCAGGACGCCGCCGCCCACCATCCCAAGGGCGAGCACGATTATGGCGGGGCGAAAGCGCAGGCTGACCTTTAGGATGAACAGATAGAAAAGCTTCAACTTCTCCATCAGGAACGCAAAAGGCGTCGAGACGATATAGGCGACGCGGTCGATGCGCCCGCCGCTTCCGGCATAGATCGAGAAGAGCGGCACCAGGATCAGCGCGACCGCGATCGACGAAATAAAGGTCAGCAAAAGGGTGAGCGCGAGCGGGCCGAAGGTCTTGCCGACGAAGCCCGATAAGAAGAGCAGGGGCACCAGCACCGCGATATTGGTGGTCGTGCCGCCGAGCACCGCCCCGCGGATCTCGTCGGCGCCCGCGATGGCGGCCTCGCGCGGGCTAAGCCCCTCGTCCTCGCGGCGGCGCGTGATATTTTCGAGCACCACGACCGAGTTGTCGATGACGATGCCGACCGCCAGGATGATCGCCGACAGGGTGACCAGGTTGAGCTCGATGCCCAGGACCTTCATCAGCGCGAAGGTCATGCCGAAGGCCAGGGGCATCGTGAGCGCGACCAGGAGCGAGGTGCGCCACTGGCGCAAAAAGAAGAACATCAAGATGGCGGTGAAGATGATCGCCTGCCAGATATTTCCGATGAGGTTGTCGACCGAGGTCTGGGCAAAGCTTGCGCTCTCTTCACCTTCGATAAACTCAACCCCTTCATAAAACCCCTCCAACTGCGCGATGCTCGCCTGCGCGCGCCGGACGACGTCCACGGTATTTGCCTCGGTGGTCTTAAAGACCTGCATGGCGATGACCTGTCTGCCGTTGAGCCGGAAGCGCGAGTCGTCTTCGGCGGCGGCGTTTCGGATGGTGGCCAGGTCGCCGAGCAAAATATGCGAGCCGCCGGGCGTGGCGATGGGGATGCGCGCCAGGTCCGCGATGGAGTCGGCGCGGGTGTCGACCCGAAAGATCGTCTGGGTCGACTCGCTGCGAATCATGCCGGCCGGGCTCATCGCGTTTGAGGCGCGAAGGCTCTCGACCACCCGCGCCAGCGGGACGCGCGCGGCTTCGAGTTTTCGGCGATCGAGCTCAACTTCGACGGTCGGCTTGCTCCCGCCGAAGACATCGACTGCCGCGACGCCGGGGACGCGCTGCAGGCGCGCCGCGATGGTGTCTTCGGCGAGCTTTCGGGCGCGCGTGAGGTCATCGGCGGCCACGCCAAAGGTGATGATGGGGCGGTCGGCGGTCGAGAATTTGAGGACCTGCGGCTCGCGAATCCCCGGGGGGAGGTCGCCGCGAATACGCGCGATGGCGTTCTGGGTGTCGACCGCGGCGAGGTCCGGGTCCCGGTCATAGACGAACTCGACCGACACCATCGAGAGGTTGTCCTGAGACGAGGATTTAACCTTCACGACACCCTCAAGCGCCGCAAATTCTTCTTCGAGTCGGCGGCTAAGGTCCTCTGCGATATCTTCGGCCGCAGCGCCCGGGTAGGCGGTGATCACATTGACCAGGGGAGGGGCGGTATCGGGGAAGAGTTGGACGGGAAGCTGTTTATAGGCGATGAGCCCAAAGATGGCGACGGCGAGGGTAAGTGCCCAGATTGTATGGTGATTTTTGATGATCCATCGAGTCATGGCAGCACCTCATCGCCGGCAACTGAGTCGAGCGACTGTGAGTCGACGGCGAAAACGCGCGCGCCGTCTTTAAGCATATCGAGGTTGCTCACGGCGACCTTGGCATCTGCGGCGATATCCGCGCTCACCTGGACCCAGCCGTCTTCTCGAATGCCCGGCTCGACGGCGACCTCGCGGGCGCTGCCGGCGTCGACGACGAAGACGGCGCTTTTTGCGCCGAATTCCCAGAGCGCGTTTTCGGGGATCGCCAGCGTGTTCATTTGCTCCTCGAGCACAAAATCGACGCGGGCCGCCATGCCCGATTGAAGGCTGCTTGGAGCGTCTTCTGGCAGGTGAATGCGGACCTCGGTGGTGCGCCCAGGGCCCATCGCCAGGGGGGCGACCGCGCTGACGGATAGGTCCAGGAGTTTGGGGCCAAATTGCACGCGCACCGGCGTGCCCGGCTGGATCTTCAGGGCGCGGTCGGTTTGTGCCACCGGGACCCGAATCTCGGTTGCGTCGCCGCCAAAGAGCAATAGCGGCATGCCCGGCATGATATTTTGCCCCGGCTCGGCCAATCGCTGCAGGACTCGCCCGCTCATCGGCGCGTTCTCGCGGGTCTTCTGGTTGCCGACGCGCGCCTCACGTGCGCTCGCGCGCGCAGCATCGAGCGCGGCGGTCGCGGTGTCGCAGGCGCTGCGGCTCATATCGACCTTGCTCTTTGGGATGGCGTCGTCGTCGCCAAGGCTTTGGTCGCGCTCATAGGTGGTACAGCGCAAGTCGCGCTCGGCGCCCACGCGGCGCACTTCGGCGTCGACGCGCGCGATTTTTGCGCTCATTTCGTCGGCAGCGACGATCGCGACGGGTTTCCCCTGGGCGACCTTACTTCCCTCGTCGGCGAGCCACTGCAGTGTGCCGGGAATCCTCGCGAGGATCTTTACCTCGCGTTGGGCGTGCACGGTGCCGATATAGCTGAGCGCATGGCGAAGGTCGCGGCGCAACACAGGGGCGACGCGAATCGCGAGCGGTGGCGTTTGGGCGGTCGGCTGCGGCGCGGCGTCTTCGGTGCTGCACCCCAGATGTGGAAGGGCGAGAAGGGCGCCGAGCAAGAGAATCCGGCTGATCGCGGCGCGCAAGCTGACTTGTAAGCAAGTGTTTGCTTGCAAGGTCTTTGGTCGCGAGCGTTGACTTAATTGCATGCGCATTCGCATTCGATTTACCCCTTTAATAATTGCAGAAGCGTCTTCCAGGTTCGGTTCGCGACGTCTTTGACCGGCGCGTCGAGGGCCTCGTCTTTGGCCGCCAAGAGAATGCTCAAGACCATACCGTTGATCAAAATGACGCCACTCTCGACGTCAGTGTCAGCCGGCAAGTCGCCGTGATCGACCGCCTCCTGGAGGCTGGAGCGCAGAAACTCGCGCCCGCGATTGCGCAGGCTTGAGATGCGTCGCTGGCCCATATCGCCGGCTGCGTGGGCGATCTGGTCGGAGAGCAGCAGCGATAGAAGCGCCGGGTTCGACGCGACGGTCGCCACCCGGCTGGTCAAGAACGCCTCGATGCGCTCGAGCGGTTCGCCCCTGGGCAAAAAGGCGGTGGCCACGAGCATCTCTTCGATGCGGTCGATGACTAGGGCCAGAATCTCGCGCTTGTTTTTGAAGTGGCGAAAGATCGTGCCGTCCTTGATGCCGACCTCTTCGGCGATCTGGGCGGTCGTGAATTTTCGCAACCCCTTCTCGCCGATGATCTTGATGGCCGCGTTGGCGATCTCATGGCGTCTTTCTTCGCTGCTTTTTCGTTTCGTCATCAGGATGCCTTCCGCTAAGCGAGTGAGTGCTTGCTTGTTTAGTATGACGCGTGGACGCGTGCTGTCAAATAGGCTGGCGGCGCAGGAGCGCGCGGATTGACACTCGATACAACGGCGCGTTAGATCGGCCGGCCTCGCAGCTTCTCTGCGCGACGGCAGACCATCTGCAATCAGCGCGTCCTCCAAATCGATGGGGCGGCGCACCCCGAAACTCGAGAATAATATGAGCAACGAATTGAGATCGAAATGCGACGAGTTGGACGCTCGTTTAGCAGAACTCCGGAGGTATCTTTGACTTGCCTCAAAAGCAGGCACGTCTGGAGGAATTAGACGCCATCAGCCAGGACCCGTCGTTCTGGGATGACTCGGACCGCGCGCAGGAGTTAATGCGCGAGCGCGGCGATATTGACTCATTGCTGGGGTCGATGAAGGCCCAGCAAGCCAATATCGACGACGCGCGCGTCTTTATCGAGATGTCCGATGAGCTGGGCGGTGACCCCGAGGCCCTCGAAGAGGCCGGGGCAAAACTGAACCAGACCGAAGAGGCTGTGTTGACCCTGGAGACGCGCCGGATGCTCGGCGGTGAGCTCGACGGCAATAACGCGATCTTCTCGATCAACGCCGGCGCTGGCGGCACCGAGAGCCAGGATTGGGCCTCCATTCTGATGCGTATGTATATGCGCTATATGGAGAAAAAGGGGTTCTCGGTGCAGATCGTCGACGAGCAATCAGGCGACGAGGCCGGCATCAAGCACGTCGACTTCGTGGTCTCCGGCGAGTTCGCCTATGGGTATCTGAAGGCCGAGGCCGGCGTGCATCGTCTGGTGCGCATCAGCCCCTACGACAGCGCGAGTCGGCGCCACACCAGCTTCGCAGCGGTGTCGGTGGCTCCCGAGATTGACGACGATATCGAGGTCGACCTTAAAGAGTCGGATCTTCGCATCGACACCTACCGCGCATCGGGCGCCGGTGGACAGCACGTTAACCGTACCGATTCGGCCGTGCGTATGACCCATATTCCCACCGGCGTGGTGGTTCAGTGCCAGAACGAGCGTTCGCAGCACAAAAACCGCGCGACCGCCATGAAGATGATGCGCGCTCGCCTCTACGAGCTCGAGCTGCGCGAGCGCGAAGCCGCCGCCGCCGCGCAGCATTCTGTGCAGCAGGATGTCGCCTTCGGCAGCCAGATTCGCAACTATGTTCTGCACCCCTATAAGCAGGTCAAAGACCTGCGTACCGGGCTCACGGTCGGCAACGCCGAGGGCGTGTTGGACGGGGATCTTGACCCGTTCGTCGAGGCGTATCTGCTCATGCAGGGCGGAATGGACGATAACGACGAAGCCGACAGCAACTAGGCCGGGATGACTCATCATGCGCTATGAACATTTCATCGGCCTTCGCTATTTGATGGCCAAAAAACGCACCCAGGTCGTGTCGATCATTACGTTGATCTCGATCTGCGGTGTGACGCTGGGCGTGACGGCGATGATCGTCGTGCTCAGCGTGATGGGTGGCTTCAAAAAAGATCTTAAAGATAAGATCTTGGGCACCAAAGCGCATGCGGTCGTCACGCCCGCCGAGGGCGTCGACCTGCTCGACCCGGACGCAATTGCCGAGAGAATCCGCGCCATCGATGGTGTGACCGGGGCCGAGCCTTTTGTGCAATCCGACGTGATGGTCTCAAGCTCCACCAACCTCAGCGGGGTTGTGTTGCGCGGGATTCATCCCAAAAATATCGACGCGGTCAGCGACCTGCGCGCCGATATGGTTGAAGGAGAGCTTGAATATCTGCTGGACCCCAAGCCGCTTCTCGATTCGCTGGCCACGGAGCGAGACAAGCGCATCGACGAGATTCTCAAGCGCGTCAACGGCGGGCGAGATGAGCTCAACGACGCGAAAAAAGCGCTGGAACAGGAACGCAAGGGCGTCGACCCGGTCGAGAACCTCATCGATGAGCTCGAGGAGGAGGGCGGCTTGGACGCAGACGACGCCGAGATGGCCGGCGAGGATATCATGCCGCCCATCTTTGGTGATGCCCCCGAAGATCCGTTCTCGGACTCGGAGGGTTCCGAGGATTCGATGATGCCGTCGATCTTTGGCGACCCCGCCGAGGAAGCGGGCGACAGCGGCTCCGGGCGCACGGACGCCTCGGGCTACGGCGAAATCCCAGGGCTTTTGATCGGCCCCGAATTGGCCAAGAGCCTGCAGGCGGAGCTCGGCACCGAGCTCAACGTCGTCACGCCCGACGGCGGCATTGGCCCCACCGGCTCGATGCCGCGCAGCCGCCCGTTCCGCGTGGTCGGCATCTTCAAGACCGGCATGTACGAATACGACTCGAACTCGGCCTATACCGCGTTCGGCGACGCCCAGGCCTTTCTAAACCGCGCCGGCGCCTCGGGCATCGAGGTCAAGACCATCGACTCCGAGAAGGCCGTGGCGATCGCCGACGTGATTCAGGCGCGCCTGGGGCCGACGGTCGAAGTCCTGGATTGGAAGGAGATGAACTCCAGCCTCTTCTTTGCCCTGGAGCTCGAGAAGATCGGCATGTTTGTGGCGCTGCTTTTCATCATCCTGGTCGCCAGCTTCAGCATCGTCGCGATGCTCATCATGATCGTCATCGAGAAGGGCCGCGACATCGCGATTCTGAAATCAATGGGCGTCCCCGACAGCGGAATCCGCCGGATTTTCATCGTCCAGGGGCTGGTCATCGGCGCAGTCGGTACCGGCGTGGGGCTGCTCATCGGGCTGGCCATCTGCTGGTATTTGAAAGTCTACGGCGTGCCGCTGAACTCGGAAGTCTATTATATCTCCAAATTACCGGTCGAGATTAACCCGACCGAAATTCTGGCGGTGGTCCTGGCCACGCTTGGCATCAGCGGCGCCGCCACCATCTATCCGGCTTATCTGGCCTCTAAACTCAAACCGGTCGACGGATTACGTTATGACTGACGGCACTGACACACTTCTGCAAGCCGCGCCCCAGGGCGAACCGCTTATCGAGATGCGCCAGTTGAGCAAGCGCTATTCGCTGCGCGGCAAGACGCTCACGGTGCTCGAGAAGATGGACTTTAACGTCTTCGGCGGCGACCGCATCGCGATCATGGGGGCCAGCGGGGCGGGTAAAAGTACGCTATTGCAGGTGATTGGTACCCTCGACGAGCCCACCTCCGGCGAGATTGTCTTCGACGGCCAGCAGCTCTTCTCGAAGACGTCGCGTCAGCTGGCGGCGTTTCGAAACCACGAGGTCGGCTTCGTCTTCCAATTCCATCACCTCCTGCCGGAGTTCACGGCGCTGGAGAATGTGATGCTCCCGGGGATGATCGCGCGCCAGAATCGAGAGAAGGTGCGCGCGCGCGCCGAGGAGCTCCTGGCGCAGGTCGGGCTGGCCGAGCGCATGCAGCACCAGCCCGGCGAGTTGTCGGGCGGGGAGCAGCAGCGCGTGGCGATCGCGCGCGCGCTCTTCATGAAACCGCGGCTGCTGTTGGCCGACGAGCCGACGGGAAACCTTGACCTGAAGACCGGGGCTGGGATACACGCAGTGCTGCGGGAGCTTAATGAGGAGACTGGGGTCACCGTGATCATCGCGACCCACGACCCTCGGCTCGCCCAAGAGATGCCGATTCAGCTCAAGCTTGAAAAGGGTCGCTTGTGGGCCATTGAGCCCGGCGACGACCGGGTCCGTGGACGCCTGGCGGATGAATTGATTGATACTGCGCCCTGAATCCGTGTTTAATATCGGATTTTTATGGCCATGAGCGCTGTTGAAATAGGCGCTGATAAATTATCGAATCGTATATGCTGAATGGATGATATAATTGTGCGTGCCGCGCACATAAGGAAACACGTGAGTGTCGCTTTTCGCGCACGCCTCAGGGCGCATCTACATCAAGGCTGTCGCCAACCTCTGCGCAGCAAGCGCCTTGGGGATTTGTCCCTGAGGAGCTCGCTGGTTTTGGGCATTTTTATGCTCATCGCCATGGGGTTCTCTTCTTCGGTCTCCGCTCAATCGCTCCCCGGAGGGGTGGGCGAGCCCACGGACCCACGCGCCAAGGGCATCAACGCACGCGAGCAGGCGAAGCTTGAGAGCTATCGCCCGGTTGGTGACGCGACGGTGCCCAAGGGCAAGGCCGGGCGCGAGGGCCAGACCATCGACGTCATCCAGGTCGTGGGCAACGTTCGGGTTGAGTCCGAGTCGGTGCTCCATAAGGCGACCAGCGCCGTCGGCCAGCCGCTGGATCTTGGGCGCATCTCCAAAGATATCCAATCCATCCACGGATTGGGGTATTTTAACGACGTGCAGGTCGACGCGACCACCACCGACGACGGCCAGCTTGTCGTCTCCTATATCGTCTCCGAGAAGCCGGCGATCGCCGAGATTCGCTACGAGGGCAACGAGGAGCTCGACCTCGAGGATATCGGCGAGGTCGTCGACCTTAAGCGCTTCGCCATCCTCGACATCGCGAAGGTCAAGAATAACGCCGAGAAGATCCGCGAGCTCTATGCCTCCAAGGGCTATTATCTGGCGGAAGTCGACTATAAGCTCAGCCACAAAGAGGGGCGCGAAGACCTGTCGATCGTGACCTTCGAGATCAATGAATTTGCCAAGGTTGAGGTCAAGAAAGTGACCTTCCTGGGCAATGAGAATCTGGGCGACGACGAATTGAGCGCGATTATGGCCACGCGAGAGGGATCGTTTTTGTCCTTCTTAAGCGAAATGGGCACCTTCAAGGAAAAGGAGTTCGAGGCCGACCTTCAGCGCATCACCGCCTTTTATTACAACCACGGTTTCGTCGAGGTCAGCGTTAATATGCCCTCGATTCGCCTGTCTCGCGACAAGCGCTACCTCTATATCACCATCCGCATCGATGAGGGCGACCAGTATTCGGTGGGGAATGTGGACGTGGAGGGCGACCTGCTCAGCGAGCGCGACGAGCTGATGGACCTGGTCTCGTTGGAGACCGACGCGGTCTTTAATTACGGCCAGATGCGCCAGGATATCGAGAGCCTGAGCAATCTGTACCGCAACGCCGGCTACGCCTACGTCAATATCACGCCGCTGACGCGCATGGATTCGACGAACCATACCGTCGACTTGAGCTACGATATCAAGCAGGGCGCGCAGGTCTATTTCGGGCGTATCGAGATCGTCGGCAACCAGAAGACCCGCGATTATGTCATTCGTCGTGAGTTGCGGATCGAGGAGGGCGAGCTCTATTCGGCCGCCAAGATGCGCGCCAGTGAAGCGCGGGTCGGGCGCCTGGGGTATTTCGACAAGGTCGAGATTACCACCCAGCCCGGCGAGCGCCCGGACCTGATTAACGCGCGCATCGAGGTCAACGAGACCCGCACCGGCACCTTCCAGGTCGGCGCCGGTTTCTCGAGCACCGAGAGCTTTATCGCCAACGCCCAGATCTCCCAGGCGAACCTTCTGGGGCGCGGTCAAAACCTGTCGCTCCAATTCCAACTCTCGAGCATCCGCACGCTCTTTAATATCAAATTCACCGAGCCCTGGCTGCTCGGAACGCGGTGGAATTCCTCGGTTAACCTCTATAATTTTGAGTACGCATTCCAGGACTTTATCCGCACCTCGACCGGTGGCGACCTGACCTTTGGGTATCCGCTCTCGGAGGTCTTTGACCTGAACCTCGACGGTGATCTGGTCGCGTCGCTGACCTATAAATTGGAGAATGTCGACATTCAGCCTGGCGGGCGTAATGGCTCGCGCGGTGGCGCGGAGTCGAGCACGCTCTTCCAGGGCGGCTTTACCAGCAGCGTGCGCGGCGGACTCTTTTACGACAACCGCGATAACGTGCGCTTTCCGACCTCCGGGCAATTTCATTCCGGCAAGGTGGAATTTGCGGACCGCCTGGTCACGTTAAGTCAAAACGAATACCTGAAGTTCGACTTCGAGACGCGTTGGTATTTCCCGATCGTGTGGGACTTTGTCTTAAGGCTTCAGGGTGAGTTGGGCTACGTGATGAACCCGGACCCCAAGGGAACGGTCCCGCTCTTTGAGCGTTATTTCGTCGGCGGACCGAGCACCGTGCGCGGTTTTGAGCGCTATACGCTCGGGCCGATTCGGGAGGTCGCCTCGAATTCGAGCGACCCCGGTTCCTCTTTGGACGAGTTCCGTGTCGGCGGCAATAAGAGCCTGGTGTTTACGGCTGAGGTCGAGTTCCCGATCTTCACGGCCGCCGGCATCAAAGGTGTTGTCTTCGCAGATATGGGCAACTCCTTTGATAATGACCAGAAATTTTCCCTGGTCCCGGACCTGCTCGCCGACCCGATTAACGACTATGAGGACGCGCTTCGCACGTCGGCTGGCTTCGGGATTCGATGGTTGAGCCCGATCGCTCCACTTCGTTTTGAATGGGGCTTCCCTTTGTCGCGTCTACGTGGAGAGCAGCCGATGGTCTTCGAGTTTAGTATCGCCAACGCGTTCTAATCGAAGCATCGAAGGCAGAGTTGCCGCGGCCGAAGACGCTCATCGCAATCAATCTTTTTTCTGACTTATTGGAGCAAATATGTTCGCTCAATCTAAAAGCAATCGCTCGTATCTTCACTATCTCCTCCAAATGGCGCTCGGCCTGGTGCTGGTGCTCGGCGTGACCGCCATGAGCGCGCCGGCCTTCGCCGCTGGACCTAAGATCGGCTATGTTGACCTGCAGCGCGCGCTCTCCGAGGTCGCCGAGGGAAAGGCCGCCAAGAAGCGGCTGAAGAAGGACTTTGACGCCAAACAAAAGAAGCTGACCGACAAGCAGAATAGCGTCAAAAAGCTCAAGGACTCGCTTGAGGCCGGCGCCGCCATGATGACCGACGACGCCAAGCGTCAGAAGGCCATGGAGCTGCAGCAGAAGATGGCCGAGTTGCAGCAGCTCTATATGGAGATGCAGCGCGACCTGGCGCAAAAAGAGGGCGAAGCGACGCAGAAGATCTTCAAAAAGATGGAGAAAGTTCTGCGTGGCATCGCCACCGAAAAGGGCTATGATCTCATCCTTGAGAAGAGCGAGTCCTCGGTGCTCTACGCCAAAGACTCGATGGACCTGACCAACGAATTAATCAAACGGTACGATAAATAAGTGAGTATTTCAGCGCGTTATTTTGGCCCGATTCTGCTGGTGTTACTGGCGACCTCCTCATGTGATTGCGAATCGCGTATTCGCTCCATGATTGGCGATAAGGGCAATCGCGTTGAAGAGGCAAAGAAGGCCGAGCAGCGTCGTGCGCCGAGCGAATCCTCGGCGCCGCGCGAGCAAGAGCCGAACGACTTCCCCGCCCAGGCGACCTTGCTCGAATTGGGCGGGGATTTGCGTCCCGTGAAGGGGACCTTGAGCAGCCCCACCGACCATGATTGGTTCGCGCTCACCTCACGCAATGGGGAGTCCTGGCAGGTCGAGCTCACCGTCACACCGACCACGCCCACCCTGGACCTGATGGTCCTCGTCGAAGTCCCGGGCGCGCCCGGCGCGCCCACTGAATATCATATCACCGGGGCCGGCGAGCCCGAGGTCATCCCGATCCTCGCCGTCTCGGAGCAGCCGCAGCGCATTCTGATCCAGAGTGCTCCCGATGGGACCAGCGGCGACTACGAAATCTCCTTTAAAAAGCGACTCGCCGGCGGCGCCATTGAGGCCGAGCCGAATGACGAGGTCGACGCGGCCACCGCGTTCGAAGCCCCCGGGTTGATCGAGGGTTTTTATGACCGCCCCAATGACCGCGATATCTTCTATGTCGCCCCGAGCCGCCTCGACGGGTCGCTGGTGAGCCTGCAAGTCACGCCCATCGATGGCATCGTGCAGACCCTCCAGCTCTTTACGAGCCGGGATTTGCAGACGCCGTATCTGTCGATGCAAATCCCGCCGGATCGCTCCGCCGGCATCCCAAATTTGCGCGTGCCCCAGGGCGCGCTGGGCCTGTGGGTCGTGATGACGGCCGGCGAGAAATTCAACCGCCAGAAGAGCTACCAGCTTCAATTGCTGGCGCACCCGCCGGTCGATAAGGCGCTCGAAGAAGAACCGAATGATGCGGCGGCCTCGGCGCAGCAGATCAAGGTCGGAACGGCGCTGTCGGGGTATTTCCATACGCCCGAAGACGTCGATTATTTTCGCGTCTACGTCGGCACTATCCCGAGCGCCGACGCCCCCGCGGTCGAAGAGAAGCCGGCGGAGGAGCCCACGCCCGAAGTTGGCGAGGGTGAGACCGGTGAGCCGGGCGCAGAAGAGGACGAGGAGGTTGGTGAAACTGCGCAGCCCGTCGACCCTCTGGCGGCCGTCGCTGACAAAGACCCGATTAGGCATCTGTTGCGCGTGACCGCCAAGCCTACGCGCGAAGACGCGCGCATTGGTCTTGCGGTGCAGGGCTCCAGCGACGTGCTCACCTCCCAGCCCGGCGCCGAGGCGATTCTGTGCAACCGAGTCGTCGAGGAGGGCGGATACCTCGAGTTGTCGCTTCGCCCCGTAGAATACCCCGAAGCAGGCCTTCAGCAGGACTTTGACTACGAACTTGTGACCGAGGACCTCGCCAAAATCGAGGGCATCGAAGTCGAGCCGAATGACGCGACCGGGCAGGCCGATAAGTTATTGGAAGGCCAAAAGCGCGTCGGCTTCGTCGCGAGCGCTCAGGATGTCGATGTCTATGCGTTCGCGGTGCCGTTCCCTGCGCCGACGCCCGAGCCCGAGGCGAGTGACTCCGAAGAGGGCCAGGCGCCCGAACTCGACCTATTCGGCAACCCGCGGGGCGCAAAGCCTTCGGCCCCGG encodes:
- a CDS encoding efflux RND transporter permease subunit, with product MTRWIIKNHHTIWALTLAVAIFGLIAYKQLPVQLFPDTAPPLVNVITAYPGAAAEDIAEDLSRRLEEEFAALEGVVKVKSSSQDNLSMVSVEFVYDRDPDLAAVDTQNAIARIRGDLPPGIREPQVLKFSTADRPIITFGVAADDLTRARKLAEDTIAARLQRVPGVAAVDVFGGSKPTVEVELDRRKLEAARVPLARVVESLRASNAMSPAGMIRSESTQTIFRVDTRADSIADLARIPIATPGGSHILLGDLATIRNAAAEDDSRFRLNGRQVIAMQVFKTTEANTVDVVRRAQASIAQLEGFYEGVEFIEGEESASFAQTSVDNLIGNIWQAIIFTAILMFFFLRQWRTSLLVALTMPLAFGMTFALMKVLGIELNLVTLSAIILAVGIVIDNSVVVLENITRRREDEGLSPREAAIAGADEIRGAVLGGTTTNIAVLVPLLFLSGFVGKTFGPLALTLLLTFISSIAVALILVPLFSIYAGSGGRIDRVAYIVSTPFAFLMEKLKLFYLFILKVSLRFRPAIIVLALGMVGGGVLGIRSLGMSVLPQMDSGSFFVSLETSTGSSLRQTERVVMEVEKLLAAEREVKLIQSQVGFEQGMRSFSSFGVQGPTQGFITVTLSDRNQRDESVWQIEARVREGLARIPGIRAATVRELGNTAKATTSAPIIVRISGEDPLVLDLYGERVLKRISGVDSVVSPMRNWRLDQRQGRIEVDELKALELGISPMMVGQTLLAGSNGVPAGDYYGAPGTPIPVKVSYRPDDRRTPEDLLRFPLFSPSSPNPVPLAEIATVRDVIGQGLVTRQHLTPDLEVSAFVEGRALSFVLADVEHALADMPVPSGYRVALSGEKDDLGEAKSEIGLALAIGLMGVYLLLVAQFRSFLHPFTVLMSVPLSLAGIAAALFLAGKPMSMPVMIGLILIVGTVINSAILLLSFIEQERARDLELNAAIRNAVALRFRPIMMTAFSTIVGMFPLAAEWSLGAERFSPLAIAVIGGFATSTVLTIIVIPVLYSLFDGLAQRLTRLRS
- a CDS encoding efflux RND transporter periplasmic adaptor subunit, producing MLGALLALPHLGCSTEDAAPQPTAQTPPLAIRVAPVLRRDLRHALSYIGTVHAQREVKILARIPGTLQWLADEGSKVAQGKPVAIVAADEMSAKIARVDAEVRRVGAERDLRCTTYERDQSLGDDDAIPKSKVDMSRSACDTATAALDAARASAREARVGNQKTRENAPMSGRVLQRLAEPGQNIMPGMPLLLFGGDATEIRVPVAQTDRALKIQPGTPVRVQFGPKLLDLSVSAVAPLAMGPGRTTEVRIHLPEDAPSSLQSGMAARVDFVLEEQMNTLAIPENALWEFGAKSAVFVVDAGSAREVAVEPGIREDGWVQVSADIAADAKVAVSNLDMLKDGARVFAVDSQSLDSVAGDEVLP
- a CDS encoding TetR/AcrR family transcriptional regulator; this encodes MTKRKSSEERRHEIANAAIKIIGEKGLRKFTTAQIAEEVGIKDGTIFRHFKNKREILALVIDRIEEMLVATAFLPRGEPLERIEAFLTSRVATVASNPALLSLLLSDQIAHAAGDMGQRRISSLRNRGREFLRSSLQEAVDHGDLPADTDVESGVILINGMVLSILLAAKDEALDAPVKDVANRTWKTLLQLLKG
- the prfB gene encoding peptide chain release factor 2 (programmed frameshift) produces the protein MSNELRSKCDELDARLAELRRYLDLPQKQARLEELDAISQDPSFWDDSDRAQELMRERGDIDSLLGSMKAQQANIDDARVFIEMSDELGGDPEALEEAGAKLNQTEEAVLTLETRRMLGGELDGNNAIFSINAGAGGTESQDWASILMRMYMRYMEKKGFSVQIVDEQSGDEAGIKHVDFVVSGEFAYGYLKAEAGVHRLVRISPYDSASRRHTSFAAVSVAPEIDDDIEVDLKESDLRIDTYRASGAGGQHVNRTDSAVRMTHIPTGVVVQCQNERSQHKNRATAMKMMRARLYELELREREAAAAAQHSVQQDVAFGSQIRNYVLHPYKQVKDLRTGLTVGNAEGVLDGDLDPFVEAYLLMQGGMDDNDEADSN
- a CDS encoding ABC transporter permease, yielding MRYEHFIGLRYLMAKKRTQVVSIITLISICGVTLGVTAMIVVLSVMGGFKKDLKDKILGTKAHAVVTPAEGVDLLDPDAIAERIRAIDGVTGAEPFVQSDVMVSSSTNLSGVVLRGIHPKNIDAVSDLRADMVEGELEYLLDPKPLLDSLATERDKRIDEILKRVNGGRDELNDAKKALEQERKGVDPVENLIDELEEEGGLDADDAEMAGEDIMPPIFGDAPEDPFSDSEGSEDSMMPSIFGDPAEEAGDSGSGRTDASGYGEIPGLLIGPELAKSLQAELGTELNVVTPDGGIGPTGSMPRSRPFRVVGIFKTGMYEYDSNSAYTAFGDAQAFLNRAGASGIEVKTIDSEKAVAIADVIQARLGPTVEVLDWKEMNSSLFFALELEKIGMFVALLFIILVASFSIVAMLIMIVIEKGRDIAILKSMGVPDSGIRRIFIVQGLVIGAVGTGVGLLIGLAICWYLKVYGVPLNSEVYYISKLPVEINPTEILAVVLATLGISGAATIYPAYLASKLKPVDGLRYD